GTTCCATGTCCCGTCATCACGAATTCACCCAAGGCGCCCGCGATATGCTGCCGATGCTGCTCGGCGCCATTCCCTTCGGCATCATCTTCGGCAGCCTGGCTGGCGCTGCAGGGCTCGATCCCTGGCAAACACTGGGTATGTCCGCGCTGGTGTTCGCCGGCTCTGCACAGTTCATCGCCATCAGCCTGTTGGCTGGTGGCGCTGGCATCGCCGTGGTGCTGTTGACCACCTTCGTGGTCAATTTGCGTCATGCCCTGTACAGCGCCAGTATGCAACCCCACGTGCGCCACCTGCCCAAGCGCTGGCGCGTGCCATTGGCCTTCGGTCTGACCGACGAGGCCTACGCGGTGGTGGTGCAGCGCTATGCGCGGGGCGACAAGGGCGCTTTCCGTCACTGGTATTTTCTCGGCGCGGCGTTGGCCATGTACTGCAACTGGCAGCTGTGCACGCTGGTCGGCGTGCTGTTCGGTCAGGCAGTGCCAAACATCGGCGAGTGGGGGTTGGACTTCGCCATGCTGGCGACTTTCATCGGCATCGTCGTGCCGATGTTGCGTAGCCAACCACAAGTAGCGGCCGCCCTGGTGGCGGGCGCCGTGGCGCTGGCGTGCCATGCCTTGCCCTACAAGCTCGGGCTGATGGCTGCGGCGGCCAGTGGCATCGTCGTCGGCGTGTGGTTGGAGCGGCGTAATCCGGCGTTGCAGGAGGAGTTGGTCTGATGGATATCTGGTTGCTGATTCTGGGCATGCTGGCGATCACCTTCATCACCCGCTACAGCCTGTTTGCCTTCCCTGATCTGCGCTTTCCGCCGCTGATCAGGCAGGGGCTGCATTACGTGCCGACTGCAGTGCTGACGGCCATTGTGGTGCCCGGCATGCTGATGCCGGACGGACAGTCCTGGATGCTCAGCTGGAGCAACGCCTACCTGCTGGCAGGTGTGGCGGCCATTGCTATCGCGGCGTTCACGCGGCACTTGCTGGCGACCATCGGTGGGGGATTGTTGGTGTTCTTTCTGCTGCGCTGGGCGTTCGGGCAGTTACCGATCTGAGTGGCGCATGCCTTGGCTTTGCGTAGGGTGCGTTGCGCGCACCAGACAAATACCGCCGTATTCACAGTGTGCGTGGCGCACCCTACCGGGGAGGATCGCTGGAAGCCCGCTACACCAGCGCGCTGACCTTGAGCTCGCGCTGGCTCAGGCGCAGGTAGTGCTCGTCTGTCTTGAGCAGCAGCGCCTGGTCGTCGACGCTCAGTTCCTCGTGCGCACGTCCTTCGGACTGGCTGCGGTAGAGACTTTCGCCCGGGCGACGACGCAGGCAGTGATAGCGCTGCTGGCGCGGTTCCACCTTGAGGCTGAGCATGTCGATGTAGGCAACCTGCATCTCATCACTCTGCCCGGCTTCCAGGGCGCTGCGTTGCAGGGCTGGGGTGTGGGTGAAGGGCGAGGCCGAGAGCATGACGTGCTGGCATTGCTGCAGATCGGGACGCGGTACGCCATTGAGCAGCCAGTTGCCGCGCAGATCACGCTGCAGGCAGAGGTTGCGCTGGCCGTGGTTGTCGACTTTCAGCCAGAGACGACGGAAGCGCCAGCGCGGGTCGCAATCGATCAGGTAGTTGGCAACGATGCTGTTGCCCTTGATGACTTGCATGAGATGGCTGGTCGCGTGGATGCCATTGGCATCCTGGCTCAGGCGCAGGGTTTCCAAGCCGGGGGTGTACCAGGGTTTCCATACCAGGGTTTGCTGCATCGGTCGACTCCATGCCGAGCGCGAAACAGGAGGGAAGGGCGCCATTGCCCTCAGAACACGTTCCCTCGTGTTCCATGTTTGTTATGGCGTGCAGGATAAAGCGATAGCGATGTGATGTCTGTCAGCTTTTGCCGACAGTTGCGCAGGTTTTTTGCGCTATAGATTCAGCCTTTCGGTTTGAGTGGTTGCTGTTCGAACTTCACGCCGTCCAGGCAATGCACCATCAGAGCGCGGATGTTGCCGTGGTCACTGCCTTGCGGCGTGGTCAGCACGCTGCGGTAGTGCTCGCCGAAAGCACGCAGCGCCTCGTCGTTGCTGAACCCTTCCAGCAGGGCCAGACCCAGGGTCTTGCAGGAACCTTCGTTCTGGCCCGCGGCGTTTTCCACGTTGCCATTGCGGAAGGCGCTGGGCTGATAGTCATAGTGCTCGGCGACGAAGGCCAGGGTTTCACTGAAGGCGTAGTCGTCCTGCTGCAGGCGGCTGCGCAGTTCTTTCAGGGCGGTCATTCATGCTTTCCTTTTGCAAAGGCGGCTTGCTGTTCGGCCGACGCTTCTTTCTGATACTTGGCCTTCCAGTCGGCATAGGGCATGCCGTAGACGGTCTCGCGGGCCTGGTCGGCGCTGACCTCGACACCGAAGTCGTCGGCGGCGGCCTTGTACCACTTGGACAGGCAGTTGCGGCAGAAACCGGCCAGGTTCATCAGGTCGATGTTCTGCACGTCAGGACGGCTGCGCAGGTGCTGCACCAGTGCGCGAAAGGCTGCAGCTTCCAGTTCGAGGCGTTCTTGCTCGGTCATGGTGGGCTCTCCGGGATTAGGTGGCGGGCGATGATAAGAGCCGCGCTGGGAGGCGACAAGCCGCCGAAGGCGGCTGTCAGCGATGGCCTGCCAGAGTAATGGATACCGACTCGGCGAAACGCAGGGCATGTGGTTTATCTACTTCCACTTCCGCATAGCGCACGGCCTGATGGGTCATCACCAGGTCGAGGATTTCCTGGGTCAGGCGCTCGAGCAGGGCGAAGCGATTGCCTTCGACATGGGCGATGATCGCCTTGGTGATGGTGCGGTAGTTCAGCGCATGCTCGATGTCGTTGACCTCTACCGCATCCACGGCGGGGTAGAGGATGGTCAGGTTGATCAACACGTCCTGCTTGTTGTTGATCTCTTCTTCCTTGATGCCGATGTAGGTGCGCAGGCGCAGGTCCTTGACGCGGATGCGCGCCATTCCGGGTTCCAGTCGCGGCATTAGTTGTTCCGTCCGATCAGTTGCAGAAATTCGTGGCGAGTGTTGCAGGACTCGCGGAAAGCGCCAAGCATCACCGAGCTGCTCATCACCGAGTTCTGCTTCTCCACGCCACGCATCATCATGCACATGTGCTTGGCCTCGATCACCACCGCGACGCCAGCGGCGTTGGTCACCTGCTGGATGGCATCGGCGATCTGCTTGGTGAGGTTTTCCTGGATCTGCAGGCGCCGTGCATACATGTCGACGATGCGTGCCACCTTGGACAGCCCGAGTACCTTGCCGGTGGGGATGTAGGCGACATGTGCCTTGCCGATGAAGGGCAGCAGGTGGTGTTCGCACAGCGAGTACAGCTCGATGTCCTTGACTATCACCATCTCGTCGTTGTCGGACTCGAACAGCGCGCCGTTTACGATTTCCTCCAGCGACTGCTGATAGCCATGGCAGAGGTACTGCATGGCCTTGGCCGCGCGTTTGGGTGTATCGAGCAGACCCTCACGTTCGGGGTTTTCACCGAGGCCTACGAGAATTTCGCGGTATTGCTGGGAAAGAGGTTGGCTCATGGCAGTGTCCTGAGCAGTCGCTTCACTTGAGGTGGCGACCGCCGTTGAGGGTAAGGGTGGTTCCGGTTACGTAGGGGTTGTCCAGCAGATAGCGCAATGTCTGGTAGAAGGCTTGCGGGCCGGGTTCTATGCCCAGCGCCGATTTGGCCAGAGTCTTGGTGCGGTAGGCGTCGTCATCACTATCGTTGAACATCAGCAGCGCCGGGGCGATGCTGTTGACCCTGATGTGTGGCGCCAGGCGTGCGGCGAACGACAGCGTCAGGCTTTCCAGGCCAGCCTTGCTGGCGCAGTAGGCAGGGCGATTGGCGCTGCCCTTGCGCACCACGTCATCGCTGACGTGAACGATATCGGCCTGTTCCGACTGCAGCAGCAGGTCGCTGCAGTGCAGGTTGATCAGATACGGTGCGAGCATGTGCACGTTGAACAGCTGGCGAAAGGCATCGGCTTCTTTGCCGGGTGTTTCGGCCAGCCAATCCGAGGCGTTGTGCACGATTGCGCGCAGGCCACTGCAGTGCGCCTTGATCTGCTCGATGAATGCGAGAATCCCTACCTCGTCACTGAAATCGGCTTGAAATGCTGTGGCGCCGCGCTCACGCAGTCGGGAAATACTATCGCGCTCATGGCGGTAGCTGATGATCACCGGCTGGCCTTCGTCGAGCAGGCGTTCGACGCAGTAGAGGCCGACCCTTTGGCTGGCGCCGGTGATCAGGATAGGGAAGCTGGCAGCGCTCATGTGCAACTCGTGAAAAAGGAATGAAGGCCTGGCTCGTACCGCCTCGGGATACCTGACCAGTGGCAGGCGCTACTCACCAGGCCGTGGATAAAGCTATACCAGAGCAGCAGGTTGTACAACCATGTGCGACATGTGGTTTTGCTATCAGGCTGAGTGGATTTGCCTATTTTGCTGAGTTTTAAGGATTTTTACTGAGGTGGTTGAGAAGGGTATTTTGTACTTTGCCTGTACGAGTTAGTGTTTTTGTATAGATATTGGCTGCTTTACAACGAAATCGGCCAGCACGAGGCTGGCCGATTGGTGGAAGTGGATGCTTTCAGGGCTTGCCAATGCTGGCGGCTCGCCTGCTCAGGCGCTGCGGGTAGTTACCTTGTAGCCAGGGTTCCAGCAGGCGAGTGGAAAGCGGGATGAACCAGTAGGTCATCAGTGGCGTCAAGGCCAGCGTCGATAGCAGTACGCGGGTGACCAGCGAAAGGTCGGCGAGCGAGGGGCCCAGCAGCAGGTTGAAGGCCAGGGATACCGGAAAGAATGCCAGCCAGATCGCCACACTCTGCTTCCAGCGCGGAGGCTGTCGATGGGCACTGCCGAACCAGGCGTCGAGGCCTACTGCACGCTTCTCCAGCGGTTGGGCAAAAAGGCCCGCGCCACGCTGCAGCCAGGCCTGGCGTGAGGCTGAGTGCTCCCAGGAAGCCATGGTCTGTTCGTCGCTGAAACGGAAAACGATCTGGAACTCATCATCGCCGGCAGGCGGTGCCAGTACGCCGGAGCCGAGGTAGCCAGGGAAGTCGGTGGCCAGGTGTTCGCCTTCACGCAGCCAGGCGATGAAGTCGTGATAGCGACCATTGGCGACGCGGCGCGCCACCATCAGGGTTACGGGGGACATTGTGTATCTCCTCGAGTGTTGCCGTCAGCCGGGGTGTGGCGTAGGGCGCGATCGAGCACGGGGTGGTGTGCTCGACGAAAAATGCAGCAAGGATTATTCCCGTTTCGTGACAATTTGCCAGCCCCGCCTGACAAGGGGCTCCAGACGGGTTAAAGGAGAAACCTTGGTCGGGATTTGCACCATTCAAGGGCATGGGCTGTGTGCGATGGTTCGGTGAAGGGCGCCAGGCATGGATAAACACCGCGCTTGAGGCTGCCGTTATCCTTGTTGTTGTGCTTGGTATGGTTTTGTACATATCTTGCACAATGCCAGTGAGCAGTTGCTGGGTTACAATTGCCCAATATTCGTTGCCGTGATGCCCGAAGCCATGCCCGAACTCGCCTCCGTCACATCGCTCGCGTCCAGCGCTTTGAAACAGGAAGAGCTGTTCCCTATTCGCGAGGTTTCCCGCCTTACCGGTGTCAATCCGGTCACCCTGCGTGCCTGGGAGCGGCGTTACGGCCTGATTCAGCCGACACGGACCGATAGCGGCCATCGCCTGTATTCGCAGGCCGACATCGACGCGGTGCGCAGCATCCTCGCCTGGATCGAGCGTGGCGTCGCGGTCAGCAAGGTCGGTTCGATCCTGGCCAAGAGCGCCAGCAGTCGTAGCGTCGCCACGCCCGCCTACAACGACGTCGTCAGTGACGACTGGAGTCAGTGGCAGGATCAACTGCGCAGCGCGCTGCAGAACTTCGATGAGTCTCGTCTTGAGCGTGTGTACGGGCAGATTTTCTCCTGCTATCCGCTGCAGGTGGTATTTCAGAGCATCTTCATGCCGGTCTGGCAGGAGCTTCTGCTGCGTCAGGACGAAGTCGGTCAGCGCGGCGAGTGGCTGATGCTCGACGGCTTCCTGCGTGGGCGTTGCTGGCAGCGACTGCAACTGGGACGCGATGATTCGCGCGAGCGCGTGCTACTGGTGGCGCTACCTGGCCACTGCCGAGAGCTTGAGCTGCTGATTGCTGCGTTGCTGTTGGGCAATCAGGACATCGACGTGGCGGTGATGGGGCCCGGTGTTCCGATGGCCGATCTGGCCTTGGTTTGCGAACGCATGCAGCCGCAGGCGCTGGTGGTTTTCAGCAATCAGCCGCCAGGTGATGAATTTCCGCGGCAACTGGCGCGTCTCGCGCTTGGTCTGGAATGTCCGGTGCTGCTGGCCGGAGACAGTGCCGATCTGGCGGAGGAGAGCTTGGCCGGCTCGCCCATCGCGTGCCTGGGTAGCGAAGGGCGTCTGATGCAGCGTCGTCTGCAGCAGTTCCTGGCTGGCCATCTCGATACCTGAGATGGCCCTGGCTGCTGAGTCTCAGTTGGCTGCTACGGTCTGCGGTTGTTGTTCGTTGTGCTGTTCGAACAGGTACTGACGCAGGGTCTGTTCATCTTCTTCATGTAGCGTCTGCAGGCTGTAGGCGTAACACGTCTGGCTGACACGTCTTGCCAGCTGTGCGCGCAGTTGAACGCGACGCTCCTGAGGCAAGATCAGCTGTAGCAACTGATCCTTGGCCGGCATGCCTGCTTTGCTGTATTCCACCAGAACTGCATTGTTCGATAGCTCCAGCGCCTTCAGGCCGCTGGGCTGGTCGCTGCTGTCCAGTAGCGTCAGCGCAGTGGTTAGAGCGAGGCGCCATGGGCGTTCGTTCACCCCTTGTTCGAAGATCAGCGGGGCCCCCAGTTCCAGGCGCGACTGGCTGTGGTCGTCCTGAATCAGGTGCAGGGGAAAGCTCAGATGCTGATTGTCGGTATGGGTGTCCAGGCTTAGCTGCTCTTCGTTGCCCAGGCGAGCCAGAAGCTCACTGAGTCGATCGCCCAGAGCCAACTGCGGCGCTGCGTTAGAGCGCCGCTTTTGCGGAGGTTTGAAGAGGATCTTCTGGAGGAAATCCAGTTCGTCCTGAGTCAGCAGCGGGTCGCTTTGCATGGAGTAAATACTGCAAGGGGGCAAACCCTTCTGACTGCCGCGCCAGACGATAGTTTTATCCGTTCATCAGCTTTTCAGACGCGCCAGTTCGGCCTTCAGCTCCGCTACTTCCACCTCCAACTCGCGTACGCGCTGCTTGGCTTCGACCTGTTCGGTGACATCCTTCTGGATGCCGATGTAGTAGGTCAGTTGGTCGCTTTCATTGAGCACTGGAGTGATCGACAGCTCGTTCCAGAAAGCGCTGCCGTCCTTGCGGTAGTTGCGGATGATCTGTCGGCAGGGTTTGCTGGCCTTGACGGCTTCGCGAATGGCCTGCAAGCCGAACTGGGCCCGGTCACTGCCCTGCAGGAAGCGGCAGTCCTGGTAGAGGATGTCATCGCTGGTGTAGCCAGTCAGGCGTTCGAACGCCGCGTTGGCGTAGATCAGGATATTGTCTTCGCCCTCCTGCTCGGCCACCACGATTCCATCGTTGGAGGCGTCTACTACCAGTTGCAGCAGTTTGGCATTGATCATGAGTCCGGTTCCGCGATGGATATGCGCTGCATTCTAAAACATCGGGTCGGGCTGTCCACTTGCGGCATAATGCGCGGCGTTTTTCCTGTTTCCGGAGTTGTCATGAAAGTCGCCATTGTCTCGGGTTCGGTCTACGGTACGGCCGAAGAAGTTGCACGCCACGCCGAGCGCCAGCTCAAGGCCGCCGGGTTGGATGCCTGGCACAAAGCGAATATGAGCCTCGAGGAGTTGCTGGCCTTCGCGCCGGACGCATTCCTCACCGTGACGTCTACCACCGGCATGGGCGAACTGCCTGACAACCTGTTGCCGCTGTACAGCGAAATCCGCGATCGTCTGCCGGCCTGGAGCGGCAAACCGGCTGCGGTGCTGGCGCTGGGCGACTCCAGCTACGACACCTTCTGCGGCGGCGGCGAGCTGATTCGTGAGCTGTATGCCGAGCTGGGTCTGCGCGAAGTGGTAGAGATGCTGCGCCTGGATTCCAGTGAGACGGTGACCCCGGAAACCGATGCCGAGCCCTGGCTGCAAGCATTCGCTGCTGCGCTGAAGGCCTGACATGTCCCAATACCCCGAGCAGGTATGAGCTGCCGATAAAAGCGGCGAATACCTCACCATCGCACCGCGGCGCGCCAGCGCCGTGACCTGCAAAGCCATCAAGATGGCTGCCAGGGCAACTACCGCCAGCGGCGCGTCTGGCTAGACTGCGGACACCACCGATCAACAAGAATATCGAGGTGACCGCCGTGAATGCTCCGCTGAAACTCCCTGCTGTGAAGAATCTGGTTTCCGAGGCCGAATGGCGCGCGCGCGTGGATCTCGCTGCCTGCTACCGACTGATCGCTCTCTACGGCTGGGACGACCTGATCTTCACCCACATCTCCGCCAAGATTCCGGGCACCGAGGATTTCCTCATCAACCCCTATGGCCTGATGTTTCACGAAATCACCGCGTCGAGCCTGATCAAGGTCGACCTGGCGGGCAACAAGCTGATGGAAAGCCCGTTCGACATCAACCCGGCCGGCTACACCATCCACAGCGCCGTGCACGAGGTACGCCACGACGTCGGCTGCGTACTGCACATCCATACGCCTGCCGGTATCGCCGTATCGGCGCAGAAGCAGGGCTTGCTGCCGCTGTCGCAGCAGTCGCTGTTCGTCCTCGCCAGCCTGGCCTACCACGGCTATGAAGGGGTGGCGCTGAATCATGACGAGAAGGCGCGGCTGCAGGCGGACCTGGGCGACAAGAATTTCATGATCCTGCCCAACCATGGGTTGCTTACTGCTTTCGGCGGCATCGCCGACGCTTTCCTGGGTATGTTCATCCTGCAGCGTGCCTGCGAAATCCAGATCATGGCGCAGAGCGGTGGTACCGAACTGATCCATATTCCGCAGCAGATTCTCGACGGTGCGCGGGCGATGATCGCCGGTGTGATGAAAACGCCACAGGGTATGGGTGGCTCGCTGCCCTGGCCGGCGCTGCTGCGCAAGCTCGACCAGCAAATGCCGGGCTACGACCAGTGAGCGACTTGCCAGGCATCGCCCTGGACGACTGGTGCGCTCAAAGCCGGACACTGGATTTTCGCGGCCATGCCATTCGTTACTGGGTCGCCGGTGACGCCGATGCCGAGCCGCTGCTACTGATTCACGGCTTTCCCAGCGCCAGTTGGGACTGGCATCGTCTGTGGGCGCCGCTGGCCGAGCGTTACCGGCTGATCGCCTGCGACATGCTCGGCTTCGGTTATTCGGCCAAGCCGCGTGGGCACGCCTATAGCCTGCTGGAGCAGGCCGACCTGCAGCAGGCGCTATTGGCCCATATTGGCGAGCAGCGCGTGGTACATGTGCTGGCCCATGATTATGGCGACAGCGTCGCGCAGGAGCTGATCGCGTGGCATCAGGAGGGGCGGTTACAACTGGCGAGTTGCGTGTTCCTCAACGGCGGCCTGTTCCCCGAAACGCATCATCCGGTGCGGGTGCAGAAGTTGCTGCTCGGGCCGCTGGGACCGCTGATCGGGCGTCTGTTTTCGCGGCGCAAGCTGGCGCAGAGTTTTGCCCGTATCTTCGGCCCGCACACCCAGGCCAGTGAGGCCGAACTGGATGCCCTGTGGCAATTGGTGGCCTACAACAACGGCCCGGCGGTGATGCATCGTCTGATTCGCTACATGCCCGAGCGCCGCCAGCAGCGGCAACGCTGGGTGGCAGCGATGCAGGCGACGACCCTGCCGATGCGGGTGATCGATGGCGCCTTCGATCCCATTTCAGGAGCGCACATGGTGACGCGTTACCGTGAGTTGATCGCCGACGCCGACACGGTGCTGCTCGACGGCATCGGCCACTATCCGCAGCTGGAAGCGCCGGCTGCGGTGCTCGATCATTACCTGCAATTTCGCCACGCAAGGAGCTTGCATGCGTAGACGTACCCTGTTGAAAGGCGCTGCGCTCGGTGGCGTCGCAGCGCTTGGAGTCGGTTACTGGGCGTTGCCTGCGGGGCCGCGACCGGCGGCTGTCAGCCTGGAGGGCGCGCGCCAGGTGTTGGCGGACCTACACGGCAAGACGCTGCAAAGCCTGCGTGGCTGGAGTCCGGCCGAGGTGTTCAATCACTGCGCGCAGAGCATCGACTATTCCATCGACGGTTATCCCGAGCTGAAGCCGGCCTGGTTTCGTCACAGTGTCGGGCCAGCCGCATTCGCCGTGTTCAGCGCCCGTGGCGCCATGCGTCATCCGCTGGATGAAGCGATCCCCGGCGCCGCCACGCTCAGCGAGCCGGCCAGTCAGGTGCTGGCGTTGCAGCGCTTGCAGGCGGCGTTCGAACGCTTTGCCGGTCACGAGGGCGAGTTACAACC
The genomic region above belongs to Pseudomonas sediminis and contains:
- a CDS encoding PAS domain-containing protein yields the protein MINAKLLQLVVDASNDGIVVAEQEGEDNILIYANAAFERLTGYTSDDILYQDCRFLQGSDRAQFGLQAIREAVKASKPCRQIIRNYRKDGSAFWNELSITPVLNESDQLTYYIGIQKDVTEQVEAKQRVRELEVEVAELKAELARLKS
- the folE gene encoding GTP cyclohydrolase I FolE; translated protein: MSQPLSQQYREILVGLGENPEREGLLDTPKRAAKAMQYLCHGYQQSLEEIVNGALFESDNDEMVIVKDIELYSLCEHHLLPFIGKAHVAYIPTGKVLGLSKVARIVDMYARRLQIQENLTKQIADAIQQVTNAAGVAVVIEAKHMCMMMRGVEKQNSVMSSSVMLGAFRESCNTRHEFLQLIGRNN
- a CDS encoding class II aldolase/adducin family protein, with amino-acid sequence MNAPLKLPAVKNLVSEAEWRARVDLAACYRLIALYGWDDLIFTHISAKIPGTEDFLINPYGLMFHEITASSLIKVDLAGNKLMESPFDINPAGYTIHSAVHEVRHDVGCVLHIHTPAGIAVSAQKQGLLPLSQQSLFVLASLAYHGYEGVALNHDEKARLQADLGDKNFMILPNHGLLTAFGGIADAFLGMFILQRACEIQIMAQSGGTELIHIPQQILDGARAMIAGVMKTPQGMGGSLPWPALLRKLDQQMPGYDQ
- a CDS encoding DUF1569 domain-containing protein, giving the protein MRRRTLLKGAALGGVAALGVGYWALPAGPRPAAVSLEGARQVLADLHGKTLQSLRGWSPAEVFNHCAQSIDYSIDGYPELKPAWFRHSVGPAAFAVFSARGAMRHPLDEAIPGAATLSEPASQVLALQRLQAAFERFAGHEGELQPHFAYGALDHTEYAEAHVLHLYNHLSLIRIA
- a CDS encoding DUF1244 domain-containing protein gives rise to the protein MTEQERLELEAAAFRALVQHLRSRPDVQNIDLMNLAGFCRNCLSKWYKAAADDFGVEVSADQARETVYGMPYADWKAKYQKEASAEQQAAFAKGKHE
- a CDS encoding antibiotic biosynthesis monooxygenase, which gives rise to MSPVTLMVARRVANGRYHDFIAWLREGEHLATDFPGYLGSGVLAPPAGDDEFQIVFRFSDEQTMASWEHSASRQAWLQRGAGLFAQPLEKRAVGLDAWFGSAHRQPPRWKQSVAIWLAFFPVSLAFNLLLGPSLADLSLVTRVLLSTLALTPLMTYWFIPLSTRLLEPWLQGNYPQRLSRRAASIGKP
- a CDS encoding MerR family transcriptional regulator; protein product: MPELASVTSLASSALKQEELFPIREVSRLTGVNPVTLRAWERRYGLIQPTRTDSGHRLYSQADIDAVRSILAWIERGVAVSKVGSILAKSASSRSVATPAYNDVVSDDWSQWQDQLRSALQNFDESRLERVYGQIFSCYPLQVVFQSIFMPVWQELLLRQDEVGQRGEWLMLDGFLRGRCWQRLQLGRDDSRERVLLVALPGHCRELELLIAALLLGNQDIDVAVMGPGVPMADLALVCERMQPQALVVFSNQPPGDEFPRQLARLALGLECPVLLAGDSADLAEESLAGSPIACLGSEGRLMQRRLQQFLAGHLDT
- the folM gene encoding dihydromonapterin reductase, translated to MSAASFPILITGASQRVGLYCVERLLDEGQPVIISYRHERDSISRLRERGATAFQADFSDEVGILAFIEQIKAHCSGLRAIVHNASDWLAETPGKEADAFRQLFNVHMLAPYLINLHCSDLLLQSEQADIVHVSDDVVRKGSANRPAYCASKAGLESLTLSFAARLAPHIRVNSIAPALLMFNDSDDDAYRTKTLAKSALGIEPGPQAFYQTLRYLLDNPYVTGTTLTLNGGRHLK
- a CDS encoding flavodoxin, with amino-acid sequence MKVAIVSGSVYGTAEEVARHAERQLKAAGLDAWHKANMSLEELLAFAPDAFLTVTSTTGMGELPDNLLPLYSEIRDRLPAWSGKPAAVLALGDSSYDTFCGGGELIRELYAELGLREVVEMLRLDSSETVTPETDAEPWLQAFAAALKA
- the folX gene encoding dihydroneopterin triphosphate 2'-epimerase; this translates as MPRLEPGMARIRVKDLRLRTYIGIKEEEINNKQDVLINLTILYPAVDAVEVNDIEHALNYRTITKAIIAHVEGNRFALLERLTQEILDLVMTHQAVRYAEVEVDKPHALRFAESVSITLAGHR
- a CDS encoding alpha/beta fold hydrolase, translated to MSDLPGIALDDWCAQSRTLDFRGHAIRYWVAGDADAEPLLLIHGFPSASWDWHRLWAPLAERYRLIACDMLGFGYSAKPRGHAYSLLEQADLQQALLAHIGEQRVVHVLAHDYGDSVAQELIAWHQEGRLQLASCVFLNGGLFPETHHPVRVQKLLLGPLGPLIGRLFSRRKLAQSFARIFGPHTQASEAELDALWQLVAYNNGPAVMHRLIRYMPERRQQRQRWVAAMQATTLPMRVIDGAFDPISGAHMVTRYRELIADADTVLLDGIGHYPQLEAPAAVLDHYLQFRHARSLHA
- a CDS encoding putative glycolipid-binding domain-containing protein: MQQTLVWKPWYTPGLETLRLSQDANGIHATSHLMQVIKGNSIVANYLIDCDPRWRFRRLWLKVDNHGQRNLCLQRDLRGNWLLNGVPRPDLQQCQHVMLSASPFTHTPALQRSALEAGQSDEMQVAYIDMLSLKVEPRQQRYHCLRRRPGESLYRSQSEGRAHEELSVDDQALLLKTDEHYLRLSQRELKVSALV
- a CDS encoding AzlD domain-containing protein, with the translated sequence MDIWLLILGMLAITFITRYSLFAFPDLRFPPLIRQGLHYVPTAVLTAIVVPGMLMPDGQSWMLSWSNAYLLAGVAAIAIAAFTRHLLATIGGGLLVFFLLRWAFGQLPI
- a CDS encoding AzlC family ABC transporter permease produces the protein MSRHHEFTQGARDMLPMLLGAIPFGIIFGSLAGAAGLDPWQTLGMSALVFAGSAQFIAISLLAGGAGIAVVLLTTFVVNLRHALYSASMQPHVRHLPKRWRVPLAFGLTDEAYAVVVQRYARGDKGAFRHWYFLGAALAMYCNWQLCTLVGVLFGQAVPNIGEWGLDFAMLATFIGIVVPMLRSQPQVAAALVAGAVALACHALPYKLGLMAAAASGIVVGVWLERRNPALQEELV
- a CDS encoding HopJ type III effector protein translates to MTALKELRSRLQQDDYAFSETLAFVAEHYDYQPSAFRNGNVENAAGQNEGSCKTLGLALLEGFSNDEALRAFGEHYRSVLTTPQGSDHGNIRALMVHCLDGVKFEQQPLKPKG